Genomic window (Polaromonas sp. JS666):
CAACCACCTGTTTCAACTTTTGAAGGAAAACACACCATGTCCAGCACTGATGCAACATCTCCACGCCGCGCCCTTGTCGTCATCGATGTCCAGATGGAGTATTTCACCGGCGGCCTGCTGATTGAATACCCACCGGTGGAGCAGACGCTGCCCAATATTGGTCGCGCGATGGATGCGGCCCGTGCGGCGGGCATCCCTGTCGTGGTGGTGCAACACAGCGAGTCCGCTACCGCGCCGCTGTTTGCCAAGGGTTCGGCCCAGTGGGCCTTGCATGAGACCGTTGCGAGCCGCCCGCGCGACCACTTCATCGAGAAAGCCTGGCCCAACGTCTATACCGGCACCGACTTTGCCGGCTGGCTGGAGAAAAACAGCATCGATACCCTCACGGTGGTCGGCTACATGACGCACAACTGCGACGCGTCCACGATTTTCGAGG
Coding sequences:
- a CDS encoding cysteine hydrolase family protein; its protein translation is MSSTDATSPRRALVVIDVQMEYFTGGLLIEYPPVEQTLPNIGRAMDAARAAGIPVVVVQHSESATAPLFAKGSAQWALHETVASRPRDHFIEKAWPNVYTGTDFAGWLEKNSIDTLTVVGYMTHNCDASTIFEATHRGLHVEFLHDASGSIPYANEAGLASAEEIHRIFSVVFHTRFAAVGSTDDWAVAVQAGQALKKSNILVSNQAAIARR